From Novosphingobium sp. 9, the proteins below share one genomic window:
- a CDS encoding valine--tRNA ligase, with amino-acid sequence MTENSGEMLDKTFDPAGIETRWYAHWEANGLFRPERPDAAPFTIVNPPPNVTGSLHIGHALDNTLQDIVIRHERLKGKDALWVVGTDHAGIATQMVVERQMEAAGDKRTNYTREGFIDKVWDWKRESGGTITGQLRRLGCSMDWSREQFTMDPHFTRAVVKVFVDLHKQGLIYRDKRLVNWDPKLKTAISDLEVETREINGSFWHLKYPLSDGSGYIHVATTRPETMLADMAVAVNPEDARYKDLVARGATVTLPITGREIPIVADEHADPELGSGAVKITPGHDFNDFEVGRRAGIEARDMLNMLDAEAKVCQTADGLVPSEFIGMDRFDARKLVVEMLDADGLLEKVEDRVIQTPYGDRGGVVIEPWLTDQWYVDAATLAGPPMEAVRSGAIEIVPKSWEKTFFNWMENIQPWCVSRQLWWGHRIPAWYGPKKVSDSALSYSTHEKPDGQIEFSGVEIFVAETEEEALRLANEFYGPEYQAYIADGPLDERDDLTLPIWRDNDVLDTWFSSALWPFATLGWPEVDATPSPFASSEVEMPRDGVSTALDTNGRQSLLAKHYPNDLLISGFDILFFWDARMAMQGIHFMKEVPWKRLYLHGLVRAADGAKMSKSKGNVVDPLGLIDQYGADALRFFMAAMESQGRDVKMDEKRVEGYRNFATKLWNAARFCQSNGITASTSVKAPAATTAVNRWIIGEVVETVAALDKAMADLRFDAAANAIYHFVWNQFCDWYIELIKGSFDDETKAVAGWVLDQILVMLHPFMPFVTEELWSKMGTRESELIVAKWPAPEAEVDAAAKAEVEWLIALVGNLRGAKAELGIAPGARLTAYLGNPSEATRAIIERNGSAIDRLARLEAIRFEAAPAGPAMQIGAGDATLVLPLEGVIDIAAEKARLEKALAASQKEAKSLEGRLSNPKFVEKAKPEAIEKARADHAHHAAEAERLVAALARLG; translated from the coding sequence ATGACCGAAAACTCTGGTGAAATGCTCGACAAGACCTTCGATCCGGCGGGGATCGAGACCCGCTGGTATGCCCATTGGGAAGCGAACGGCCTGTTCCGGCCCGAACGCCCCGATGCCGCGCCCTTCACCATCGTGAACCCGCCGCCGAACGTCACCGGCTCGCTCCACATCGGCCACGCGCTCGACAACACCTTGCAGGACATCGTGATCCGTCACGAGCGTCTCAAGGGCAAGGACGCGCTGTGGGTGGTCGGCACCGACCATGCGGGCATCGCCACGCAGATGGTGGTCGAGCGCCAGATGGAAGCCGCAGGCGACAAGCGCACGAACTACACGCGCGAAGGCTTCATCGACAAGGTGTGGGACTGGAAGCGCGAGAGCGGCGGCACCATCACCGGCCAGCTGCGTCGCCTCGGCTGCTCGATGGACTGGTCGCGCGAGCAGTTCACCATGGACCCGCACTTCACCAGGGCCGTGGTCAAGGTCTTCGTCGACCTGCACAAGCAGGGCCTCATCTATCGCGACAAGCGTCTGGTGAACTGGGACCCGAAGCTGAAGACCGCGATTTCCGACCTTGAGGTCGAGACGCGCGAGATCAACGGCTCGTTCTGGCACCTGAAATACCCGCTCTCGGACGGTTCGGGCTATATCCACGTCGCCACCACCCGTCCCGAGACGATGCTGGCCGACATGGCCGTGGCCGTGAACCCCGAGGACGCGCGCTACAAGGATCTCGTCGCGCGCGGTGCCACCGTGACGCTGCCGATCACTGGGCGCGAGATTCCCATCGTCGCCGACGAGCACGCCGACCCGGAACTGGGCTCGGGCGCGGTGAAGATCACGCCGGGGCATGACTTCAACGACTTCGAAGTCGGCCGCCGCGCCGGAATCGAGGCGCGCGACATGCTCAACATGCTCGATGCCGAGGCGAAGGTCTGCCAGACCGCCGACGGCCTCGTACCGTCCGAATTCATCGGCATGGACCGCTTCGACGCGCGCAAGCTGGTGGTCGAGATGCTCGACGCCGATGGCCTGCTCGAAAAGGTCGAGGACCGCGTGATCCAGACGCCTTACGGCGATCGCGGCGGCGTGGTCATCGAGCCGTGGCTGACCGACCAGTGGTACGTCGATGCGGCCACGCTCGCCGGGCCGCCGATGGAAGCGGTGCGCTCGGGCGCGATCGAGATCGTCCCCAAGTCGTGGGAGAAGACCTTCTTCAACTGGATGGAGAACATCCAGCCCTGGTGCGTCTCGCGCCAGCTGTGGTGGGGCCACCGCATCCCGGCGTGGTATGGGCCGAAAAAGGTTTCAGACTCTGCGCTCAGCTACTCAACACACGAAAAACCGGATGGGCAGATTGAGTTCTCTGGCGTCGAAATATTTGTAGCAGAGACTGAAGAAGAGGCGCTGCGCCTAGCTAACGAATTTTACGGTCCTGAATATCAAGCATACATTGCCGATGGCCCCCTCGATGAGAGGGATGATCTTACTTTACCGATTTGGCGCGACAACGACGTGCTCGACACCTGGTTCTCCTCGGCGCTATGGCCTTTCGCCACGCTCGGCTGGCCGGAAGTCGATGCAACCCCCTCCCCGTTCGCATCGAGCGAAGTCGAGATGCCGCGCGATGGTGTCTCGACTGCGCTCGACACGAACGGCCGTCAGAGCCTGCTCGCCAAGCACTACCCCAACGATCTGCTCATCTCGGGCTTCGACATCCTGTTCTTCTGGGATGCGCGCATGGCCATGCAGGGCATCCACTTCATGAAGGAAGTGCCGTGGAAGCGGCTCTATCTCCATGGGCTGGTGCGCGCGGCGGACGGCGCCAAGATGTCGAAGTCGAAGGGCAACGTCGTCGATCCGCTCGGCCTCATCGACCAGTACGGCGCCGACGCGCTGCGCTTCTTCATGGCCGCCATGGAGAGCCAGGGCCGCGACGTGAAGATGGACGAGAAACGGGTCGAGGGATACCGCAACTTCGCCACCAAGCTGTGGAACGCCGCGCGCTTCTGCCAGTCCAACGGCATCACCGCGAGCACCTCGGTCAAGGCCCCGGCCGCGACCACAGCGGTCAACCGCTGGATCATCGGCGAAGTGGTCGAAACCGTCGCCGCGCTCGACAAGGCCATGGCCGACCTGCGCTTCGATGCCGCCGCCAACGCGATCTACCACTTCGTATGGAACCAGTTCTGCGACTGGTACATCGAGCTTATCAAGGGATCGTTCGACGACGAGACCAAGGCCGTCGCCGGTTGGGTGCTCGACCAGATCCTCGTCATGCTGCACCCGTTCATGCCCTTCGTCACCGAAGAGCTGTGGAGCAAGATGGGCACGCGCGAGAGCGAACTGATCGTCGCGAAGTGGCCCGCGCCGGAAGCCGAAGTCGATGCTGCCGCCAAGGCCGAAGTCGAATGGCTGATCGCGCTCGTCGGCAACCTGCGCGGTGCGAAAGCAGAACTCGGCATTGCACCGGGCGCGCGTCTTACCGCCTATCTCGGCAATCCCTCGGAGGCGACCCGCGCGATCATCGAGCGCAACGGTAGCGCCATCGACCGCCTTGCCCGTCTCGAAGCGATCCGCTTCGAGGCTGCGCCTGCCGGTCCTGCCATGCAGATCGGCGCAGGCGATGCGACGCTCGTTCTCCCGCTCGAAGGCGTGATCGACATCGCGGCGGAGAAGGCCCGTCTGGAGAAGGCGCTCGCCGCCTCGCAGAAGGAAGCCAAGTCGCTCGAAGGCCGCCTGTCGAACCCCAAGTTCGTCGAGAAGGCCAAGCCGGAAGCCATCGAAAAGGCTCGCGCCGACCACGCGCACCATGCCGCCGAGGCCGAACGCCTCGTCGCCGCCCTCGCCCGCCTGGGCTGA